One window from the genome of Thalassospira xiamenensis M-5 = DSM 17429 encodes:
- a CDS encoding alpha/beta fold hydrolase: MTFAIDRFNGRSGLTFRYALHSPENAVGHVLILQGRGEFIERYGETAHELAERGLGCVTFDFRGQGGSTREVTESHMGYVRDIAHYIEDTHDVLSHLADHYNIHCDLLLTHSTGGLVGMHMLLEKPSLFESSVMIAPFFGLGGPDWIALAAQFLSAGLCRYGFDKQFLPGQKLLSPLQPFGDDNLLTSDRARYERNVTCLQDNPDLVVGGVSAGWLDACFRAQAELSQRIVPDNNFVTSPLPPITMILSGNDQVVSNRATQELFGDHPSVAMVEIPEARHEILQERDVFRNLFWQAFDQHLATNHTDWPLPRF, from the coding sequence ATGACCTTTGCCATTGATCGATTTAACGGACGAAGCGGCCTGACATTTCGTTATGCCTTGCATTCGCCTGAAAATGCCGTTGGTCATGTCCTGATCCTTCAGGGGCGCGGCGAGTTCATCGAACGCTACGGCGAAACGGCACATGAACTTGCCGAACGCGGGCTTGGCTGTGTCACTTTCGATTTCCGCGGACAGGGCGGATCAACCCGCGAAGTCACCGAAAGCCATATGGGTTATGTCCGCGATATCGCCCATTATATCGAAGATACGCATGATGTGCTTTCGCACCTGGCCGATCATTACAATATCCACTGTGATCTGCTTCTGACCCACTCGACTGGCGGGCTGGTGGGCATGCACATGCTGCTTGAAAAACCGTCCCTGTTTGAAAGCAGCGTCATGATCGCCCCATTTTTCGGGCTTGGTGGGCCGGACTGGATTGCACTTGCCGCGCAGTTTTTGTCAGCCGGACTGTGCCGATATGGTTTCGACAAGCAATTCCTGCCAGGACAAAAGCTGCTGTCACCACTGCAACCCTTTGGCGATGATAATCTGCTGACGTCGGATAGGGCGCGCTACGAACGCAACGTCACCTGCCTGCAAGATAACCCTGATCTGGTGGTTGGTGGCGTTTCGGCGGGATGGCTTGATGCCTGTTTCAGGGCACAGGCGGAATTATCCCAGCGTATTGTACCGGATAATAATTTTGTGACCTCGCCCCTGCCCCCGATTACGATGATTCTGTCAGGAAACGATCAGGTGGTCAGCAACCGCGCCACACAGGAACTGTTTGGCGATCATCCATCGGTTGCAATGGTCGAAATCCCCGAAGCCCGCCATGAAATCCTTCAGGAACGCGATGTTTTCCGAAACCTTTTCTGGCAGGCATTTGACCAGCATCTGGCAACCAATCATACCGACTGGCCCCTGCCTCGTTTCTAA
- a CDS encoding helix-turn-helix domain-containing protein translates to MKLLFEHVKIAPDRSWRGLHRNLRAIPFEWHFHPEYELTLTLGSEGQRYVGDHIGSYGDDDLVLLGPNLPHTWHSHNAAPPASGKIDMGAYDLDLQAKPGERPHQAFVFWFTADWINNVCETIPEFARLRPVLTDARRGVKFDTLSARKVAAFTHRFDIGDPADRLLLLIEVLQILLDAQERIPLASERFDATVPDYHEATRLGRVLDILHSHYVEQTGSAEIAEQTGMSERTLRRFFKRHTGSSIQDYLMGLRLGRAVSLLLSSDLPIYRVAEESGFQNLSHFNRQFARHRGMSPSRFRRERFDKGMLQSV, encoded by the coding sequence ATGAAACTGCTGTTCGAACATGTGAAAATTGCACCGGATCGGTCATGGCGCGGCCTGCACCGGAACCTGCGTGCGATCCCGTTCGAGTGGCATTTTCATCCGGAATACGAACTCACCCTGACGCTCGGAAGTGAGGGGCAACGCTATGTCGGGGATCATATCGGTTCTTACGGTGACGATGATCTGGTCTTGCTGGGCCCGAACCTGCCCCATACATGGCATTCGCACAATGCCGCCCCGCCCGCATCCGGGAAAATCGATATGGGAGCCTATGATCTTGATTTGCAGGCAAAGCCGGGCGAACGGCCACATCAGGCCTTTGTGTTCTGGTTTACGGCCGATTGGATCAATAATGTTTGTGAAACCATTCCGGAATTTGCGCGGCTGCGACCTGTCCTGACAGATGCACGGCGGGGTGTGAAGTTCGATACCCTATCAGCACGAAAGGTTGCGGCCTTCACACACCGGTTTGATATAGGCGATCCGGCCGACCGGTTATTGTTGCTGATAGAAGTATTGCAGATTTTGCTGGATGCGCAGGAACGGATACCGCTTGCGTCCGAACGGTTTGACGCGACGGTGCCCGATTATCATGAGGCAACCCGGCTTGGTCGGGTTCTGGATATTTTGCATTCGCACTATGTCGAACAAACCGGAAGTGCTGAAATTGCCGAGCAGACCGGCATGAGCGAGCGGACCCTGCGCCGTTTTTTCAAACGTCATACAGGGTCAAGCATTCAGGATTATCTAATGGGATTGCGGTTGGGGCGGGCGGTGTCGTTGCTGCTGTCGTCCGATTTGCCGATTTATCGGGTGGCGGAGGAATCCGGGTTTCAGAACCTGTCGCATTTCAATCGGCAATTTGCCCGTCATCGCGGCATGTCGCCCAGCCGGTTCCGGCGTGAACGGTTTGACAAGGGAATGTTGCAGTCGGTTTGA
- a CDS encoding phytanoyl-CoA dioxygenase family protein — MSMLANTTMATMAPTGPNANRPGNASVKEVTGTQLRDLKKSLPLRVLSDADFKHWQTYGFVVVKNAVPQEQVKATVDFLWEFQEMDPNDPASWARPQMRDHAMTELNNSGMVEAYHHQSMWDNRQTPRIYDAFVDIWDRTDLWVSIDRANLNTPNVGTRAFDGFIHWDADTSQVPLPINVQGVLSLVDTNDDMGGFQCVPDLFANFAEWLATAPKDRDPFRPDIANIPYELKRIPMQAGDLLIFNSLLAHGIRANRSNQTRVAQYISMAPATPEEQELVDWRTKSWSERLPARGHAFPGDPRNWEQTRYERAKLTPLGEKLLGKVAW, encoded by the coding sequence ATGAGCATGCTGGCAAACACAACCATGGCAACAATGGCCCCGACCGGCCCGAATGCGAACCGGCCGGGCAATGCCTCGGTCAAGGAAGTCACCGGCACGCAATTGCGTGATCTTAAAAAATCGCTGCCGCTCCGCGTGCTATCGGATGCGGACTTCAAACACTGGCAAACCTATGGCTTTGTTGTCGTAAAAAATGCCGTCCCGCAGGAACAGGTCAAAGCCACCGTCGATTTCCTTTGGGAATTTCAGGAAATGGATCCGAATGATCCGGCAAGCTGGGCCCGGCCGCAAATGCGCGACCATGCCATGACCGAACTGAACAATTCTGGCATGGTCGAAGCCTATCATCATCAATCAATGTGGGATAACCGCCAGACGCCGCGGATTTATGACGCGTTTGTCGATATCTGGGATCGGACCGATCTTTGGGTATCGATTGATCGCGCCAACCTTAATACGCCCAATGTCGGCACGCGTGCCTTTGATGGTTTCATTCATTGGGACGCCGATACCAGTCAGGTCCCGCTGCCGATCAATGTGCAGGGCGTTTTATCGCTGGTCGACACCAATGATGATATGGGTGGGTTCCAGTGCGTACCGGACCTGTTTGCCAATTTCGCCGAATGGCTTGCCACCGCGCCAAAGGACCGAGACCCGTTCCGGCCGGACATCGCCAATATTCCGTATGAACTCAAACGCATCCCGATGCAGGCGGGCGATCTTCTGATTTTCAATAGCCTGCTTGCACATGGCATTCGCGCCAACCGGTCCAACCAGACCCGCGTTGCGCAATATATATCCATGGCCCCGGCAACGCCCGAGGAACAGGAACTTGTTGATTGGCGGACCAAAAGCTGGTCGGAACGCCTGCCGGCACGCGGTCACGCCTTCCCGGGTGACCCGCGCAATTGGGAACAGACGCGCTATGAACGCGCAAAGCTGACACCGCTTGGTGAAAAGCTTCTGGGTAAAGTTGCCTGGTAA